The DNA segment GTTTATGACTTTATTAAAACCTGGGGTTTCATATAAATAACGAGCAGCTCCTCAGTTATATTTCCCCGGTGAAGGAAATGTGTGTCTTGGTGTGGGTCCAAAGCAATTTGTAAACACAAAGTATTAAAAGGCTCGACAATTctaaaaaagttttaattgGAAACTCAACAAATTGCTTCGCAAGTTCTTAATGCTTCAATATGGAGCTCTCCGATAATGAGGAGCTAATTAAGGGGCCAGGATTCAGTTTTTTATGATAACTGTCTCCATATGGGCTCAGCACTCGGTGCTTGCTGAACTAATGAAGGTCAGGGAAgtaacagcaaaggaaaaaaaggaaacttttgtCTCTCAGAGTTGTGATGGTGCTAAACAACAGGCAGGGTTTCTGCCTGGCTTCTAGGCCAGGTGCTGAGGGAGCTTCATTTAAttctgggacaggctggggagcaTTTCATAGCCCaaatctgcatttcacagcCCAAATCTGCATTTCCCTGCCCTCAGTGGCATTTCCTTGCCcaaatctgcatttccttgcccaaatctgcatttcccagccctCAGCTGCATTTCCCTGCCCTCAGTGGCATTTCCTTGCCCAAATCTGCATTTCCCTGCCCAGAactgcatttcccagccctCAGCTGCATTTCATAGCCCAAATCTGCATTTCCCTGCCCAGAACTGCAtttccctgcccagagctgtgcaggatCCCCTGGGATGGGCTGAGGGCTCAGGGCAGGATCAGAGCCGAGGGCTCAGGACAGGATCAGAGCCGAGGGCTCAGGACAGGATCAGAGCcgagggcagggcaggatggTGGCTTGGTGAAGTGCAGGAATGAGAGCAAATCCCATCAGGTTCCCCCTGCATCCCATGGCAGGTGTGACCCAGCTGGAGGGCTCTGGTCCCTCTGACTCTGCATGAAGGCAAAATTAAatcactgaatggtttgggttggaagggaccttagagatgATCTCATcccacccatggcagggacacctcccaccatcccaggctgctccaagccctgtccaacctaaccttgggcacttccagggatcctggggcagccacagctgctctgggcaccctgtgccagggcctgcccaccctcacatGAAAATATCTCATGTAAATctcctttatttcagttttagccattcccccttgtcttgTCATTCTTAAAACTCCTTTTCCATCAAATCTGTCccagctgtggagctgggactgggctggtggggctgggtCCTGCACCAAccctcccaaatccctggagcagggcttCCCAAGGAACACCTTGGCCAATATTaacaacacagaaacacagaactaCGGTCAGATGTTCCTCTGAAGCAGCTCACTGACTCCCAGGACTAAATTTGGACCAACAAGCCTCGTGCATCAAATAATTAAGTCATAGGCTATAGAAAGCAATCCTCTGGGACATTCTTGTCTTTGAGTGGCTCATCCACTTCCAATCTAATCCATACCATTAAGTGTACGGCCATATGGCATCCATTTATAGAATATTGCACTACAGGCAGATAGGACTAAAGGTACACCCCTCAAAGCACTTCTCTCATCTCATTAACTTTGGGTACATGTTACACAGGAGCTGCTCCGGCTCTGCTGCGTTCAAGGACATTTTGTGCTCTGGAGCCTTTGTCTTAAATGAATTGCACTCGGAAAATTAGAATCTAAATGTAGCCGTGCCCTAAAGCAAACAGcattattttgcctttctgtaATTCGATTTGTTTTTGCAGATCGATGTTTTGAAGCAGGCGTGTTCTTTTGTCCTGGACTCCTGTCTAATGCCCACGCTGACTGTGGGAGCTCGGCACGGGGTGCTGTTGGTGTGGCAGAGAGCCTGGGTGGGCTGTGTGGGTCTCAGAGGTGCCCTGCCATGAAAGCTCtgcccaaaactggacacatTGGCTGGGACCAACTCTGTCAACACCTGCAGAGGTCTTGGTGTAAGATGTGAGGTCCCATCTCTCCCTCCTGTGAGGTTTGGGGTCCCATTTCNNNNNNNNNNNNNNNNNNNNNNNNNNNNNNNNNNNNNNNNNNNNNNNNNNNNNNNNNNNNNNNNNNNNNNNNNNNNNNNNNNNNNNNNNNNNNNNNNNNNNNNNNNNNNNNNNNNNNNNNNNNNNNNNNNNNNNNNNNNNNNNNNNNNNNNNNNNNNNNNNNNNNNNNNNNNNNNNNNNNNNNNNNNNNNNNNNNNNNNNNNNNNNNNNNNNNNNNNNNNNNNNNNNNNNNNNNNNNNNNNNNNNNNNNNNNNNNNNNNNNNNNNNNNNNNNNNNNNNNNNNNNNNNNNNNNNNNNNNNNNNNNNNNNNNNNNNNNNNNNNNNNNNNNNNNNNNNNNNNNNNNNNNNNNNNNNNNNNNNNNNNNNNNNNNNNNNNNNNNNNNNNNNNNNNNNNNNNNNNNNNNNNNNNNNNNNNNNNNNNNNNNNNNNNNNNNNNNNNNNNNNNNNGAGGTTTGGGGTCCCATCTCTCTCTGCTGTGAAATGTGACATCTTGCAGAGGAACCTCCTCTTCATTAGAACAACTTCCAGGATGGAGGACAcaaagcctggctgctgggacaATAAACCACACCCCAAAGCAGCCCAGCACGTGGTACAGCCAGGATTCCCACCCGCTTTCCCATCCTGAAaccctggaggagctgggcaggagcagttCCAGTGCAAAGCTCAGCCCTGGTGCCATCATCAGCCCCTGTCCCATCGACTGCAGCAAATCCAGCCCTAACCCTTACAGTAACAGTGTGCTGCCCCTCAGTGAGTTTGCTCtgaagaaatacattaattaaataGAAATGACTGCAGGTGCCTTCCTGCTTTTTGGCTTAACTGATTTCTCCTGCGCATCGAGGATCAATACTGCTGCCAATTACACCATGGGTCTCCAGCTCCCCTTTTTGAGCTTCTCGGAGGGAAAACCACTGCTAAATAGCAAAGTTCTCCACCAAGCTGGCAGTCCAGAGAGCTGGAATTACAGAGTGCAGCAGAGGGATGAGTCCTCAGAGAGCTGTCCCCATTCTGCATCCAGCCAAGGCTTCGCTGCgagcagcagtgctgacacAGGGCAGGCTCAGCCCCGTGGAACTGCCTGGAACATCATCAGGGGGAGGATTGCTCCATGCTTGTGGTTTAATCCAGCTCTGAGAAACCACATtacactgttttgttttctacactgttttgtcttcttcctttcccctcctcctgtTGAAGAGCCCAGCAGGGAACTGCTGCAAAGGCTGAGAGGTTGAAATCCGTACGTGCAGCTTAAAGCAAACACTGATTGCTGATATTCAATCTCCTGACCCTGGTgatccctgctccttcccagggcCCTAAATCATCCATCTGCTGAGCCTCACTGGGCCACTTGGCTGAAAAATTGTCATTCCTGGTGGTGCTAGACCTGGCCAGTCTGTGGGGGAAGAGGGAACAAAACCCAGTGCCACCCAGTGAGCCCTCTGCAGCTTGCACAGGGACCGTGCCCCAGGGGGCTCCCTGGATGGGTGGGAAAGGTGCTGTCCCCTCatctggagctggctggagtGGGAATTGCTAAATATTGTTCTTCTGGGGGTGCAGGGGAGAGATGGGACCCCACATCTcacacagagagagatgagacCTCAAATATCACACCAGACAGACAGGAGACCCCAAATCTcacacagagagagatgagacCCCAAATctcacagagagagagatgagacCCCAAATCTCATACCAGACAGAGAGGAGACCCCAAATCTCACAGAGATGGGACCCTACATCTCACAGCAGAGAGAGACACAAGCCCACGTCTCACACAGAGAGAGATGGAGCCCCAAATCTCACACAGAGAGAGATGGAGCCCCAAATctcacagagagagagatggaaCCCCAAATCTCACAGCAAAGAGAGATGAGAGCCCACATCTCACACCAGGGGGAGATGAGCATCCTGTACCCCTGGGAGGGCCCTGCCTTGGCAGAACCAGGAGGGCTGGTTGTGCTgggtgcccagccccagcagtgccagtcACTCCTTGGAACAAGTTAAATAAAGGAGATTTGTACCTGTAGCACACTCAGGATGGGGGGCACTCCAAGAATCCAAGAAGGAATGGGATCCAGTTGCCCTCAGCAGTCCGAAGCAGAGCTTGCAGCTCCACTAAAGGTGGCAGGCACTGAGATTTCCTCCTGTTGTGGCAGGGACACTGTCAGTCCCTGAGGGGGTGGCTGgaccctgcccacagcaggagcagccacaggattttatttccttgaagcagtgcctgctccagctgaaaaTGTGGAGttcctccagagcagagagccaaccctctgccctgccagcccccagccccagccacacATCAGGAAATATTCCCTGGAAGGAAACTCAGGATGGCTGCTCAGCATTTACCCCAAAAAATTCCTGTTCTCCCTCCCCTGCACTCACTCACTcacacagggaaaacagcaaacaaagcagGGAAGTCTCCTAATAGTTTTATTGTTCCTTAGATAACTGTGGATAGTACAAagttttcctcttaaaaaaaaattaattaccttCACACTTCCATAAACAAAGCTTCCCATGGGAATCTGCTGCCACAGAATCTCCACAGAAGCGATTTCCAACCACCATAATGCTATGCAGATAGTATAACAGTAAGAGAATATTCCTGTAATTATCAACATGAAATTGGTTACCTGTGTATAAGGGTGAAcactgacctttttttttttttttgcctttttagaAACGAAAAAACCATCATTTATTAAATCCAAACTACATCATTGCATTTACAACATTCATTGCATAAACTGGACATACAAAGTTTTGCCACCTCTGGTAAATAACAGACATACATTATACAATATAGTTGCTGAATACATAAGTTCAAACAATATGGGTACAACAACTTGTTCATAATACATACTTAAACCATCGTGTTTAATAAGTTACTAAGACACAGATCCATGAGCTACTTCGGGTCTCAGCACAGTTAATCTAAGTGACAGGAACACAGTTGAGAGAGACGGTAGCTGCAATGGAAGGCAAAGAAAACCAACCTGTGACAGGTCTTGTTGAGACAGCCAGAGCTCCTCACGGgtcagcttttcctgcttttcctctccacaCATCCATCACAGCTGCCCGTGACGCCGGGGGAATGTCCATGCAACCCACACATGGAGGAGAGCGAGGCTCCCGAGGGTGAACTTCCAACAGTCATTGCCTTACTGCTTGAAGATGTTCTCTAGGTTTGCTatcagaacagaaacaaaacaaaaccccaaactgaaGTGGTTCTCTGAGTGCAGTTCCAGCTGCAAGTACATGGTTATTCTTGAGTCTATAACACAGGGCCAGACTTCTAGAAATGTAGAGGTAATGCTGATCTGTCAGGTTTATGCTGAATAATCCTCCATGACGTTGGTCTTAATTTTGGCAGCTGTTTATATGTTTACTTATTTAGAGTATGTTTCCTTAttagcatttcttttttaaattagtttctcccttttttttttttttcccccttttttattatttatttatttgtttgtttttaacttttcacttccattgaattttctttttttcctcccccctaAACCCAGTTTCTAACCAAGGCCGGGCTACAACTCGTCGGAGCGGATGACATGGAAGAGGGTGACGTTGTACAGGATCTGGTGCCCGTTGTTCCAGGCATAGAGAGCCCGATCCTTGGGGTTGTAGTCCAACATGGAGATGTGGGAATACTTGTTCTGGAAGGGGATGTCGATGTACTCGTAGGTGGAGGCGTTGGTCTGGTAGGCGTAGTGCACCTTGGTGCCGCCCGAGTAGCCGTTGGTGACGTAGAGGGTGCCGCAGATGATGAAGGCCTCTCCGGCGCTGCGTTTCGGGTAGCTGGTGTTCCAGgtctgcaggctctgcagggtgTTGGGGTCCAACTTGCTGATGACGATGTTGCCGGCGTTCTGGTTGGTGGCGTAGACGGCCCAGAGCCCGTTCTCGTCCACCATGAGGTCGATGTCCGAGTGGCCGCCCCAGGCGTAGTGGTACATGTTGTTGTAGCCGGCGTAGTCCAGGCTGCGCGTCTTGAGGATGGTCTCCGTTTTCAAGTCGAACCTGATGATGATGTGGCTTTGGTATTTGTTGAAGTAAATGGAGCCGTTGTAGACCACCTGGCCCGTGCCCGACCACGGGTGGGGCAGGCGGTGGGAGGTGAAGTTGTCGGTGTTCATGAAGTCCGCCATGGATTTGTACTCGCGGACGAAGCGGTTGTTGTGGTAGCTGTCCATGTACCAAACCTGCACAACGCAAACACGGTGGGGGGGTTAGGGATCGCCtcaaaaactcaaaaaattCCACAGCCGGGGGTCGTGGAATCGTCATAAAACCGTTTGGAATGGAGCTTAAAATTCATCCCTGGCGAGGACACCTTCCAGCAGACCGGGCCGCTCCAAATCCCgtccagtctggccttgaaccCAGCCAGCATCTGTCACCTACACCCAGAAATAACCCCAATTTCTGCACCCCAAATCAGCCAAGCCAACAGCAAAGCTTTCCCTGGGGGATAACCCGCTGTCTCCTTGGTTTAAGGGCTCCCCTGGGAGCGCTGCGTGGCTGGCACCGCCTCCCTTCCCGAGGACAATtagcagcttttccctggctAAACCCAACATTTTCTGTcgctgctgcttttgcttccCGCGGTAGCACTCAGTAAattacagcagctgctgtgcacaaCTCCATTAATTTGGAATGCGGGAGCGAGGGATGCAATCACTCATTGTCAGGCAAATTCAGGCAAAAAGTCCATATTGGTTTAAAAATCATACACTGCTGCATCAAAAGCTTAAAGCGAGGCTGCTGAAATATAAGAGACAAAGACATCTAAATCTTGCTCTGGGTAGATTGGGGAGAGATTTTAGATCATCATTTAAGTGCCAGTTCACTGGGGACACTGTCTAgactccttaaaaaaaaaaaaaaagaaaaaaagtgcttttgttaTATGAAACCAATTGCGAGGCAAATGACCAAGCTGTGCAGTTAATATCCACAAGAAATATCCAGCCAGCCACTGACATTCTGGATGCGGCTGCTGCCTGAAAATGAGAGAGCTGCTTTCTGTAAGAGCCAtttaggaaggagaaaaggtaaatttaggaaggagaaaaagtaaatttaggaaggagaaaaggtaaatttaggaaggagaaaaggtaAATTTAGCAAGAGGAAAGCCTTTAAGGCTGCAGATTTGGGTGATGGAGTGCATATTTCTTCTGCAAACCCCTTGCAAAATctgacagctctgtgtctgGAGTGTGATCATCAGTCTTTGAGAAGGGCAGCCCAACATTtggctgctgcctttgggaAGTCAGCTGGGGTCTCCAAAAACTTGGGAGGGAATTTCATCCTTCCAGCCCTACCTGCCTGGAAAGGCTGCAGAGGTGGGGAATGAACGGGTGCCAATGGCTCCAACCTCAGCCCCAAACCTTGGGGGTGGCTGCAAAAGCACCAGAGAGCACCCAGAGCTGGAAACGAAACTTCAGCTGAACCAGTTTGGGAAATTatagtgggaaaaaaatatccaaaacaCAACTGACTCTTTGCTGCTCCCGTTTCGTTATCTGgtattaaaaattcagcatgCAGATGTGTTGTGCTCAGTTTTtaaagcccagcagagccctgtgtcaccaggcaggggctgcagggtaTTTCAGCAGCATTCCAAACCCTGGAAAGGCAGAGATTGATGGATGTCCCATCACAGCAgctggctctgagcaacctccTCCTGTCCTGCCCATACACAGcaatcccagctctcagcatccacctgctgctcccacaggacTCACAAATCTCTCCCAGTTGTGTTCTATGGTTTCATGACATGAACAAATGATCACATGGACACCAAACACCTCCTGGGgctcagggacaggagctggggctgataAACTGCCCATCCTCACTTTCCCACTCTGCTGAGCAGCCAGTGAAGTTCACTTAATGCTGTGTTCCTAATAAAATTCCCAGCAGgttttatatattaaatacacaGAGAGGCTTGGGAGGTTCCAGCTCTGGTCTGCAGCCTACTTGTACAACAAAAATACACTGCAGAAAAAGGCATGgctaaaaaaatatcaaaaaacaGCAGTTTGAGACAAAACTCTGAAGATACGAGAGGATCTTTAGCATCTGAACcaacttcagctgaaaattgTCTTAGTGCCAAGggaagcagcaaacacagcctgAAGGGGACAACTCTGTCCCCTCTTTTGAACAAAACAAGACGTGATGTGGGTGAAACCTTCCCATCTCACCTCTAAGCAGGGTTTTATTTGGGCTGGAGGAGAAACTTTGCTTAATAACTGTAAAATATGGAGGTGTTGAACTGGGGACCAATTCACCAGCCAGTGGCTGCTGGAGGGAAAGAGCCTGACAACTCAAGTCACCTTCAGAGAAACCAGCCAGGGGTGACTTCTCCAGAGCATCCCTTGTCCTCTCTTAGCCACAGAGCTGATGTCAGGGCACAGATCCCAAAATAGGTGCCCTGATCCAGCCCTTGCTGGTGCCTTTATCCTTTGAAGGATGCTGCATGCAGGAGGGAATTACGGGCAGCCAAGCTtggtgctttttgttttgttttgctgcctgCAAATCCTCGGCAAACACTCGAGATATTTTCCATTCCATCAGTCATGGGGAGCGGGGATTGATTTTCAGCCAGTTATTGGCCTCCTACCTCCTTGGGATCAAAATTGAATGgtctgaatggaaaaaaaataaagaccaaaacaaagcaaaacaaatctcTCTCTCTGGCTGCAGTCAGTTAATTCCTCCCAACAATGAAGGTGGAGGATGGAGGGCAAATGCAAGCAGATGACATTATcagaggtgctggcagcagaagagcagcagggacCAGGACCACGGgtccctctgctcagccccagctccctcctggctgtcaaacacagattaaaaacccaaaactcgGGATTTTTCCACCCAGACCTCGTGGTGACAATTCTGAGACCAGGGACTCACATGGCTGCAATGAGTTTCACCTGCCCAGGAAAGGGatctgtgctcagctcctcatcctccctcccTGGGGGATGCTCTgccccctcctgctgccagcagagccctgtgggaTGAATGGGGACAttccccagctgtcccagggcaCATCTGGGCTCTGATGGATGTCCACTGTCCTCAGCCACGCTGGTGGGACACAGGGGTGATGCTGTCACGCTCTTACCTTGTTTTCTCCCTCAGGAGCCAGAGGATCCGTCATCCACGATCCAAAGCGGGACCCCGAGGTTTTAATTGTGATCGGGTCACTTATTCCAGTCAGCTTCccacaggctggaaaagagggGAAGGCTGGTGAGCACCACCACCGGCTCCAGTCCCACCCGctgccctctgccctgcccagggatgCTTTAATTACAGGAATCGGGTCAGACACAAGTGTCGGATGCTTTTGTTTGTTCCACACCTCTTAATGACAATTGTCCTTATGGCTGTCCCCGAGAAAAGGAGCTTTGCTGAGCTGTGAATGTCGCGGAATTGGGaatgagagcagcagccaggtggAGGAAGGAGCCTCTCTGATCCAGCGGCTGCAGCCAAGATAAAAAGGCAGCCGTGGCtattccagccctgctggaaatGTGCGTTTGTTACGAGTtatgcagaggagaaaaaagaggaaggtgGATAATGGCAGGCAATATAAATCTCCTCCCTGCAAAGATCATTTCCCAGCCGATTTCCCTGTT comes from the Parus major isolate Abel chromosome 17, Parus_major1.1, whole genome shotgun sequence genome and includes:
- the OLFM1 gene encoding noelin, which produces MQPASKLLTLCFLILMGTELTQVLPTNPEESWQVYSSAQDSEGRCICTVVAPQQTMCSRDARTKQLRQLLEKVQNMSQSIEVLDRRTQRDLQYVEKMENQMRGLESKFKQVEESHKQHLARQFKAIKAKMEELRPLIPVLEEYKADAKLVLQFKEEVQNLTSVLNELQEEIGAYDYEELQNRVSNLEERLRACMQKLACGKLTGISDPITIKTSGSRFGSWMTDPLAPEGENKVWYMDSYHNNRFVREYKSMADFMNTDNFTSHRLPHPWSGTGQVVYNGSIYFNKYQSHIIIRFDLKTETILKTRSLDYAGYNNMYHYAWGGHSDIDLMVDENGLWAVYATNQNAGNIVISKLDPNTLQSLQTWNTSYPKRSAGEAFIICGTLYVTNGYSGGTKVHYAYQTNASTYEYIDIPFQNKYSHISMLDYNPKDRALYAWNNGHQILYNVTLFHVIRSDEL